The Cellulomonas sp. S1-8 genome has a window encoding:
- the arr gene encoding NAD(+)--rifampin ADP-ribosyltransferase: MTADGTAGVDDAGPFFHGTKAELAVGDVLTPGRSSNYGSRRAANHVYLSATLDAATWGAELAVGPGPGRIFRVEPDGPIENDPNLTDQRFPGNPTRSYRTRHPVRVVGEVLDWQPHPPEVLQQMRDHVAELARQGVEAVDD; the protein is encoded by the coding sequence GTGACGGCGGACGGGACGGCCGGCGTCGACGACGCGGGCCCCTTCTTCCACGGCACGAAGGCGGAGCTGGCGGTCGGGGACGTGCTGACCCCCGGCCGCAGCTCCAACTACGGGTCGCGCCGCGCGGCGAACCACGTGTACCTGTCGGCGACGCTCGACGCCGCGACGTGGGGTGCCGAGCTCGCGGTCGGCCCGGGGCCCGGGCGCATCTTCCGCGTCGAGCCGGACGGTCCGATCGAGAACGACCCGAACCTCACCGACCAGCGGTTCCCCGGCAACCCGACCCGCTCCTACCGGACGCGGCACCCCGTCCGGGTCGTCGGGGAGGTCCTGGACTGGCAGCCGCACCCGCCCGAGGTGCTGCAGCAGATGCGGGACCACGTGGCCGAGCTCGCGCGGCAGGGTGTCGAGGCCGTCGACGACTGA
- a CDS encoding L,D-transpeptidase → MTTRMRARARVAVASCVVVLAAGCAPAPAGPPPVVVVRASVAVPKAAVPAPPAIAPVDLATLPVAEPRNLVPGLPGTDGLEQRRNDDPALGTWQTATVVRDTAGYDALHGRPVATVPAETLDVPTVLPVLDRRGGWLRVLVATRSALPSQDVAQVNGRSVWIRAQDTTPSGTDWRLHLDLTALTLTIDDGGTTSTVPVKAVGAPGTPTPAVAQFVVGSQWEQPGTYTPRVLLLSSQSEAIDVYDTATGTSATAIHTSPFARTGPISNGCIRVSDEVLDLLWGKVPPGTLLTVA, encoded by the coding sequence GTGACCACCAGGATGCGGGCCCGCGCGCGAGTCGCCGTCGCGTCGTGCGTCGTGGTGCTCGCCGCGGGCTGCGCGCCGGCCCCCGCCGGGCCGCCGCCCGTGGTCGTCGTGCGGGCGTCCGTGGCCGTGCCCAAGGCGGCCGTACCGGCGCCGCCGGCGATCGCACCGGTCGACCTGGCGACGCTGCCGGTCGCCGAGCCGCGCAACCTCGTCCCGGGCCTGCCGGGGACGGACGGGCTCGAGCAGCGCCGCAACGACGACCCCGCGCTGGGCACGTGGCAGACGGCGACCGTCGTGCGGGACACCGCCGGGTACGACGCGCTGCACGGCCGACCCGTCGCCACCGTCCCCGCCGAGACGCTCGACGTGCCGACCGTCCTGCCCGTGCTCGACCGGCGCGGCGGGTGGCTGCGCGTCCTCGTCGCGACCCGCAGCGCGCTGCCCAGCCAGGACGTGGCGCAGGTCAACGGCCGCTCGGTGTGGATCCGCGCGCAGGACACCACCCCCTCCGGGACGGACTGGCGGCTGCACCTCGACCTCACGGCGCTCACGCTCACCATCGACGACGGCGGGACGACCAGCACGGTCCCCGTCAAGGCCGTGGGGGCACCGGGGACGCCGACGCCCGCCGTGGCGCAGTTCGTCGTCGGGTCGCAGTGGGAGCAGCCGGGCACGTACACCCCGCGGGTGCTGCTGCTGTCGAGCCAGAGCGAGGCCATCGACGTCTACGACACGGCGACGGGGACGTCGGCGACCGCGATCCACACCAGCCCGTTCGCGCGCACCGGCCCGATCTCCAACGGGTGCATCCGCGTGAGCGACGAGGTGCTCGACCTGCTGTGGGGCAAGGTCCCGCCGGGCACGCTGCTCACGGTCGCCTGA
- a CDS encoding Uma2 family endonuclease, with product MTVTPERTRLPWEQYLALPEDGSRSEYLDGTVHVTPLAGARHQTFVSRTAFLLAGAFGADRVLPGHNWLLRDGLLRIPDVSVLPAPQADTYVTVPPQVVVEVLSPTTRATDELTKTVEYAIYGAGSYWLIDPDAPSLTVLHRAREAWSEPVVYERGAGRVSIDTPAGPVDVDVDALLS from the coding sequence GTGACGGTCACGCCTGAGCGCACCAGGCTCCCGTGGGAGCAGTACCTGGCGCTGCCCGAGGACGGGTCCCGCAGCGAGTACCTCGACGGGACGGTGCACGTGACTCCCCTGGCCGGCGCCCGTCACCAGACGTTCGTGAGCCGCACGGCGTTCCTCCTGGCCGGTGCCTTCGGCGCCGACCGCGTCCTGCCGGGCCACAACTGGCTGCTGCGCGACGGTCTGCTGCGCATCCCCGACGTGTCCGTGCTGCCCGCACCGCAGGCCGACACCTACGTGACCGTCCCGCCGCAGGTGGTCGTCGAGGTGCTCTCCCCGACGACGCGCGCGACGGACGAGCTCACCAAGACCGTCGAGTACGCGATCTACGGCGCCGGCTCGTACTGGCTGATCGACCCGGACGCCCCGTCGCTGACCGTGCTGCACCGCGCGCGCGAGGCGTGGAGCGAGCCGGTCGTGTACGAGCGTGGCGCCGGCCGGGTGTCGATCGACACCCCGGCGGGTCCCGTCGACGTGGACGTGGACGCGTTGCTCTCCTGA
- a CDS encoding DNA polymerase ligase N-terminal domain-containing protein gives MYRSMRDFTRTSEPAGAPPDAGDGPARRFVVQRHRARRLHYDLRFEIDGVLASWAVPKGPTLDPAARRMAVHVEDHPLEYAGFEGVIPHGEYGGGDVIVWDHGTWHPYKSDDPAAEIRGGQLHAELHGERLRGKFLLVRRDGRDGSRDNGKEQWLLLHKRDEHAVPGWDAEDHPTSVVSGRTNDEVAAAPQRLWRSGVPAAQAEVAAHPPVPDVAGPSDDELAALDDLGASGTWDVLGRRLRVTNLDKVLFGGRDDEPPVTKRELLRYTARIAPVVLPYLTGRALNMHRFPQGAGTAGFWHKQLPDHAPDWVPRWDNPAADPGETSTYLVVDEPAALVWAANFGALEWHAWTSRTAAPDLPTYALIDLDPGPATPWEDLVLLARLHRDAFEHVGVQAFPKLTGRRGIQVWVPIALGPTFDETRAWVERLSRTVGKVVPDLVSWRWEVRERGGQARLDYTQNAVNKTLVAPYSPRAAPGAPVSTPITWDELDEPWLRPDAFTIRTVLDRLAEHGDPFRGALAGDQVLPPLR, from the coding sequence ATGTACCGGTCGATGCGCGACTTCACGCGCACGTCCGAGCCTGCGGGCGCACCACCGGACGCGGGTGACGGGCCCGCGCGGCGCTTCGTCGTCCAGCGTCACCGCGCCCGCCGCCTGCACTACGACCTGCGGTTCGAGATCGACGGCGTCCTGGCGAGCTGGGCCGTGCCGAAGGGCCCGACGCTCGACCCGGCGGCGCGGCGCATGGCCGTGCACGTCGAGGACCACCCGCTGGAGTACGCGGGGTTCGAGGGCGTGATCCCGCACGGGGAGTACGGCGGCGGCGACGTCATCGTGTGGGACCACGGCACGTGGCACCCCTACAAGTCCGACGACCCGGCGGCGGAGATCCGTGGCGGGCAGCTGCACGCCGAGCTGCACGGCGAGCGCCTGCGCGGCAAGTTCCTGCTGGTCCGCCGCGACGGGCGCGACGGCAGCCGCGACAACGGCAAGGAGCAGTGGCTCCTGCTGCACAAGCGCGACGAGCACGCCGTGCCCGGCTGGGACGCGGAGGACCACCCGACGTCCGTGGTGTCCGGGCGGACCAACGACGAGGTCGCGGCGGCCCCGCAGCGGTTGTGGCGCTCGGGGGTCCCGGCCGCGCAGGCCGAGGTGGCGGCGCACCCGCCCGTCCCGGACGTCGCCGGCCCGTCCGACGACGAGCTGGCGGCCCTCGACGACCTGGGCGCGTCGGGCACGTGGGACGTCCTGGGGCGCCGGCTGCGGGTGACCAACCTCGACAAGGTGCTGTTCGGTGGCCGCGACGACGAGCCGCCCGTCACCAAGCGTGAGCTGCTGCGCTACACGGCGCGCATCGCGCCCGTCGTGCTGCCGTACCTGACGGGCCGTGCGCTCAACATGCACCGGTTCCCGCAGGGCGCGGGCACCGCGGGCTTCTGGCACAAGCAGCTGCCGGACCACGCGCCGGACTGGGTGCCGCGCTGGGACAACCCGGCCGCCGACCCGGGGGAGACGTCGACGTACCTCGTCGTCGACGAGCCCGCGGCGCTGGTGTGGGCGGCCAACTTCGGTGCCCTGGAGTGGCACGCGTGGACGTCTCGGACGGCAGCCCCGGACCTGCCGACGTACGCCCTGATCGACCTCGACCCCGGTCCGGCGACCCCGTGGGAGGACCTGGTGCTGCTCGCGCGGCTGCACCGCGACGCGTTCGAGCACGTCGGCGTGCAGGCGTTCCCCAAGCTCACCGGGCGGCGCGGCATCCAGGTCTGGGTGCCGATCGCCCTCGGCCCGACGTTCGACGAGACGCGCGCGTGGGTCGAGCGGCTGTCACGCACCGTCGGCAAGGTCGTGCCGGACCTGGTGAGCTGGCGCTGGGAGGTCCGCGAGCGCGGCGGCCAGGCGCGCCTGGACTACACGCAGAACGCGGTGAACAAGACGCTCGTCGCGCCGTACAGCCCGCGTGCGGCGCCCGGCGCGCCCGTCTCGACGCCGATCACCTGGGACGAGCTCGACGAGCCGTGGCTGCGACCCGACGCGTTCACGATCCGCACCGTGCTGGACCGGCTCGCCGAGCACGGCGACCCGTTCCGCGGCGCGCTCGCGGGCGACCAGGTGCTCCCGCCGCTGCGCTGA